In one window of Vanrija pseudolonga chromosome 5, complete sequence DNA:
- the lacZ_2 gene encoding Beta-galactosidase, producing the protein MEVIYSPGEHEDPRPGREGLPPRAWVDRTDAQQLSLNGDWRFRLSPTAAVPGGDEFAKVDFDDGAKQWSDLPVPSHWVLHGHGNPAYVNIPYPFPVDPPFVPTENPTGDYRYAFDLPKDWSLGDGKTVLRFDGVDSWCKVWVNGTLLGTSSGSRVPVEFDASAALLAGSNVLAVRVHQWSAGSYLEDQDQWWMPGIFRDVTLLHRPEGSVVDHFVHVEYDHKTGGATLKVDAKPSGRVVIPELGIDAPTGELLHLAHVEPWTAETPRLYTGHLVTAGERVPLHVGFRTVAVEDGVIKVNGKRILFRGVNRHEFHPDTGRAVTRETMLQDVLLMKRHNMNAVRTSHYPPHPHFLDLCDEYGLWVIDENDYETHGFEQLDWAGNPSSTPLWKDALLDRVGRMVERDKNHPSIIIWSLGNEAGPGENIGHMASWIRQRDSSRLIHYEGDKTCKYVDMYSRMYVTHAEVDALGRREEDPLDDPELDKKRRAMPFILCEYIHAMGNGPGGQAEYQRLFEKYPRCQGGFVWEWIDHCFIKPTTDGRKYWAYGGDFGEEIHDGNFIVDGLLFPDRTPSPGLIEYKKVIEPVAITRADSRRVSIHNNRDFASLDDLAFTYRLERDGRGVAGGPLAVPSVAAGHTVTVPLPDVALSHSGERIWTITAVLAADTKWAKAGHEIAWGQFPAAETSPPVVATSSSAPVFDSATGVVTLGPAQFSTTTGQLTRLGRLPVTSLQLDIWRATTDNDRGQEYFEGICWADVWREANLDKVKHRVKRVGIQGNAFVVETRAAAGSWNRGLVTTYTWTAEGGGVRLTVKVVPDGDWGDMILPRLGVRVGLPASLSRASWYGYGPGEAYPDTRSGVKLGQYGLSIDDLQTPYVFPQENGSRIDVRWADFAGSEGGLRVEGVPHFAFTARRWTTEQLQAARHTTDLVPGDNVWLNIDHAVNGIGTASCGEGVLPEYKLRVSETEFSVLLRPT; encoded by the exons ATGGAGGTAATCTACAGCCCGGGCGAACACGAAGATCCAAGGCCAGGCCGCGAGGGCCTCCCACCCCGCGCATGGGTCGACCGGACCGACGCACAGCAGCTGAGCCTGAATGGCGACTGGCGCTTCAGGCTGTCTCCTACGGCTGCTGTTCCAGGCGGCGATGAGTTTGCCAaggtcgactttgacgacggcgccaagcaGTGGAGCGACCTGCCTGTGCCGAGTCACTGGGTCCTGCATGGGCATGGCAACCCCGCGTATGTCAACATCCCGTATCCGTTCCCAGTCGACCCGCCGTTTGTCCCGACCGAGAACCCCACAGGCGACTATCGGTATGCGTTTGACCTGCCCAAGGACTGGAGCCTGGGTGATGGCAAG ACTGTCCTTCGCTTCGACGGCGTGGATTCGTGGTGCAAAGTCTGGGTCAACGGgacgctcctcggcacgTCGAGCGGCAGCCGCGTCCCTGTCGAGTTTGATGCGTCGGCAGCTTTGCTAGCGGGCAGCAATGTCCTCGCAGTTCGTGTGCATCAGTGGTCGGCGGGCAGCTACCTCGAAGACCAAGACCAGTGGTGGATGCCTGGCATCTTTCGCGATGTCACCCTCCTGCATCGGCCTGAAGGGTCTGTCGTCGACCACTTTGTGCACGTCGAGTATGATCACAAGACTGGCGGTGCGACTCTCAAGGTGGATGCGAAGCCGTCGGGGCGGGTCGTTATTCCGGAGCTCGGCATCGATGCGCCGAcgggcgagctgctgcaccTAGCCCACGTCGAGCCATGGACGGCGGAAACACCGCGCCTGTACACCGGTCACCTCGTCACGGCCGGCGAGCGTGTGCCATTGCACGTCGGCTTCCGCACCGTCGCagtcgaggacggcgtaATCAAAGTCAACGGCAAACGCATCCTGTTCCGTGGCGTCAACCGACACGAGTTCCACCCCGACACTGGAAGAGCAGTCACGCGCGAGACAATGCTGCAAGACGTCTTGTTGATGAAGCGGCACAACATGAATGCGGTTCGAACCAGCCACTACCCGCCCCACCCGCACTTCCTCGACCTATGCGACGAGTATGGCCTGTGGGTGATTGACGAGAACGACTATGAGACGCATGGcttcgagcagctcgactgGGCGGGCAATCCGTCATCGACCCCCCTGTGGAaggacgcgctgctcgaccgtgtcggccgcATGGTGGAGCGTGACAAGAACCACCCGTCCATTATCATCTGGTCGCTGGGCAACGAGGCTGGGCCCGGCGAGAATATCGGCCACATGGCCAGCTGGATCCGACAGCGCGACTCGTCACGCCTGATTCACTACGAGGGCGACAAGACGTGCAAGTACGTCGACATGTACTCGCGCATGTATGTCAcccacgccgaggtggatgCGCTCGGACGGAGGGAGGAGGACCCtctcgacgaccccgagctgGACAAGAAACGGCGCGCGATGCCGTTCATCCTGTGCGAGTACATCCACGCCATGGGGAATGGGCCCGGCGGGCAGGCAGAGTACCAGCGCCTCTTTGAAAAGTATCCCCGCTGCCAGGGAGGCTTCGTCTGGGAGTGGATCGATCACTGCTTTATCAAGCCGACCACCGACGGGCGCAAGTACTGGGCCTACGGTGGCGACTTTGGAGAAGAGATTCACGACGGCAACTTTATTGTCGATGGGCTGCTGTTCCCCGAccggacgccgagccccggGTTGATCGAGTACAAGAAGGTGATCGAGCCTGTTGCCATCACACGGGCGGATAGCCGGCGCGTGTCGATTCACAACAACCGCGACTTTGCAAGCCTCGACGACTTGGCGTTCACGTACCGGCTcgagcgagatgggcgaggcgTGGCTGGGGGACCTTTGGCGGTTCCATCTGTCGCTGCTGGCCATACCGTGACTGTTCCACTGCCCGACGTGGCCCTCTCACACAGCGGTGAGCGGATCTGGACCATCACGGCGGTGCTGGCTGCGGACACCAAGTGGGCCAAAGCAGGGCACGAGATCGCATGGGGCCAGTTCCCCGCAGCGGAGACGTCTCCACCAGTCGTTGCAACATCGTCGTCCGCACCAGTCTTTGACAGCGCCACCGGCGTCGTTACcctcggcccagcccagTTTAGCACCACTACTGGCCAGCTGACCCGCCTTGGACGCCTTCCCGTGACCAGCCTGCAGCTCGACATttggcgcgcgacgacagaCAACGACCGCGGCCAGGAGTACTTTGAGGGCATTTGCTGGGCCGACGTGTGGCGCGAGGCCAACCTTGACAAGGTCAAGCACCGTGTCAAACGCGTCGGTATTCAAGGCAATGCCTTTGTTGTCGAGacgcgtgcggcggcggggtcatGGAATCGCGGCCTGGTCACGACGTACACCTGGacggcggagggcggcggggtgcgccTCACTGTCAAGGTGGTGCCGGACGGCGACTGGGGTGACATGATCTTGCCCCGGCTTGGTGTGCGTGTCGGTCTGCCAGCGTCGCTCAGCCGCGCGTCGTGGTACGGCTATGGACCAGGCGAGGCGTACCCCGACACGCGTAGCGGGGTCAAGCTCGGCCAGTACGGCCTGTCCATCGACGACCTCCAGACGCCGTATGTCTTCCCGCAGGAGAATGGTAGCCGCATCGACGTGCGGTGGGCCGATTTCGCCGGGTCTGAGGGCGGGCTCCGCGTTGAAGGGGTACCGCACTTTGCATTCACGGCCCGCCGGTGGACAACAGAGCAGCTTCAGGCTGCTCGCCATACCACAGACCTCGTGCCCGGCGACAATGTGTGGCTCAACATTGATCACGCCGTCAACGGCATCGGCACCGCGTCGTGTGGTGAAGGAGTGCTGCCAGAGTACAAGCTCCGTGTCTCCGAGACCGAGTTTAGCGTCTTGCTCCGTCCAACGTAG
- the aglC_0 gene encoding Alpha-galactosidase C, with product MKTPPPVEVNDKTFILNAPGLTYIFHVDDKGDLKLDHYGAPTPRARKTDPDTDCWMPDGIRREFPDAGRGDMRLPVLHLMHNAGHTVSRFVYERHEVLPGKPSLEGLPSTFGGADDVTTLRVQLVDLRSGVQVVLSYSVFHRLPVITRSYTVTNSGKEAVTILRAASVGIDLPSAEYDLVHHHGHWSRECQVVRRNVDHGIQGFQSLTGYSSAYYNPFLALTQPTTTETTGNVWGFNLVYSGSFSAEVEKSQLGFTRVLLGLNPLHLHWPLAPGETFTTPECVSVFSSSGLGGMTRTFHRLYRQHLSRSRFTMEPRPALLNHFEATHFEFNEDTLYPIAHKAAEMGFKLFVMDDGWFGDKYPRVTDNAGLGDWVANPRRFQRGLAPFAEKITALPIAGSQTDNVNFGIWVEPEMVNPQSELYKQHPEWALHAADHDRTEARHQLVLNLGLTVVQDYLIEAIDTLLKSANISYVKWDNNRGIHELSRPSDAHRYILGLYRVIDVLTTRHPDVLWEGCASGGGRFDAGLLHYWPQHWTSDNTDGRDRLYIQWGTSLVYPASTMGCHVSEVPSQQADRTTPFEFRAHVAMMGGGFGFELDINKLSEEEQALIPGIIKLSEEIAPLIVQGDMYRLASPWDSNWPAVQFISEDGREAVVFLYQIRDGLMRDEREPTRLHGLVPGAEYDVNGEVYTGAELMNVGITENLIGGDYRSRVFRIRRSV from the exons ATGAAGACCCCTCCGCCCGTCGAGGTCAACGACAAGACGTTCATCCTCAACGCACCGGGGCTGACGTACATCTTCCATGtggacgacaagggcgacctcaagctcgaccactatggcgcgccgacaccgagggCGCGCAAGACCGACCCCGACACGGACTGCTGGATGCCCGATGGCATTCGGCGCGAGTTTCCAGATGCCGGGCGAGGCGACATGCGTCTGCCGGTGCTTCATTTGATGCACAACGCGGGCCACACGGTCTCGCGTTTTGTGTATGAGCGCCACGAGGTGTTGCCAGGCAAACCTAGTCTCGagggcttgccgtcgacttttggcggggccgacgacgtgacgACGCTGCGGGTGCAGCTTGTCGACTTGCGCAGCGGCGTCCAAGTCGTCCTCTCCTACTCCGTCTTCCATCGCCTGCCGGTCATCACCCGCAGTTACACAGTCACGAACAGTGGCAAGGAAGCCGTCACGATCCTCCGCGCCGCATCGGTCGGCATAGACCTGCCGTCGGCAGAGTACGACCTCGTTCACCATCACGGCCATTGGAGCCGCGAGTGCCAGGTCGTGCGACGCAATGTCGACCATGGAATCCAAGG ATTCCAGAGTCTCACAGGCTACTCGTCGGCATACTATAACCCtttcctcgccctcacgcAGCCCACGACCACTGAGACCACGGGCAACGTCTGGGGCTTCAACCTCGTCTACTCTGGGTCCTTCTctgccgaggtggagaagtCACAGCTGGGATTCACGCGCGTCCTGCTGGGACTCAACCCGCTGCACCTCCACTGGCCCCTTGCCCCCGGCGAGACCTTTACCACGCCGGAATGCGTCTCCGTGTTCTCTTCGTCTGGACTCGGCGGCATGACTCGCACTTTCCACCGGCTGTACCGCCAGCACCTGTCACGCAGCCGCTTCACAATGGAACCACGACCTGCGCTCCTCAACCACTTTGAAGCCACGCACTTTGAGTTCAACGAGGACACGCTCTACCCCATCGCGCACAAGGCAGCCGAGATGGGCTTCAAGCTGTTTGTCATGGACGACGGGTGGTTTGGGGACAAGTACCCCCGTGTCACCGACAACGCTGGCCTCGGTGACTGGGTCGCCAACCCGAGGCGTTTCCAACGAGGCCTCGCTCCGTTCGCCGAGAAGATTACCGCGCTGCCCATCGCTGGGTCGCAGACCGACAACGTCAATTTTGGCATCTGGGTCGAGCCCGAGATGGTCAACCCGCAGTCCGAGCTCTACAAGCAGCATCCCGAATGGGCACTCCACGCGGCAGACCACGACCGGACCGAGGCTCGCCACCAGCTGGTCCTCAACTTGGGCCTGACTGTGGTTCAAGACTACCTCATCGAGGCGATCGACACACTGCTCAAAAGCGCCAACATCTCCTACGTCAAGTGGGACAACAACCGCGGCATCCACGAACTCTCCCGCCCGTCTGATGCGCACCGGTACATCCTCGGCCTGTACCGCGTCATTGACGTCTTGACCACCCGCCATCCAGACGTGCTATGGGAGGGTTGCGCGTCAGGCGGCGGCCGGTTCGATGCCGGCCTGCTCCACTACTGGCCGCAGCACTGGACTTCGGACAACACGGACGGACGAGACCGCCTCTACATTCAGTGGGGCACTTCGCTGGTGTACCCTGCATCGACGATGGGCTGCCACGTGTCCGAGGTGCCGAGCCAGCAAGCAGACCGCACCACGCCGTTCGAGTTCCGCGCACATGTTGCAATGATGGGCGGGGGCTTTGGCTTTGAGCTCGACATCAACAAGCTCagtgaggaggagcaggcgcTTATCCCTGGTATTATCAAGCTCAGTGAGGAGATTGCCCCGTTGATTGTGCAGGGGGACATGTACCGCCTCGCCAGTCCGTGGGACTCGAACTGGCCCGCCGTGCAGTTCATCTCCGaggacggccgcgaggcAGTGGTCTTCCTGTACCAGATCCGCGACGGTCTCATGCGCGATGAGCGTGAGCCGACGCGACTGCACGGGCTggtccccggcgccgagtaCGACGTCAACGGCGAGGTGTacaccggcgccgagctcatgAACGTGGGGATTACCGAGAACCTCATTGGTGGGGATTATCGTAGTAGGGTGTTCCGTATCAGGCGTAGTGTGTAG
- the isp4_5 gene encoding Sexual differentiation process protein isp4, whose protein sequence is MADIGKTDKGVEEWVETAHPVPADDDLNEKEHSDLAANLLASGHIQITAAELRDLADQLPEMPIDRTAKILDETFKIHEHDPRYDPETLFRIRQFLDEPDVQAHPERHADLVYEMRIFALLTSTSSVYPEVRAVASNTDDPSMPSLTLRVWVIGSILSAIGCVVNAVFSNRYPSISIGQNVIQLVSYPIGVLWAKLLPDWKILGVRLNPGPFNKKEHMLIVIMSGLGISAPPTQHLIFVQAMPQWFNMQYARNPGYQFLGALGTNMIGFGFAGLTRRFLVYPSYCVWPFALSTIALNNALHEQGRVSTPVRGPGKSIWRASMYKCFWVVFGIYFVYYFFPSYIFPNLQIFDWIAWIKPSNGNLVAMTSSNFGVGWGLNPWPTFEYGFLGGTAGYTPMFVPYNFIVGLLAAMILGTIFWYRNAWNSGYLQINSPTTWDNKAEEYVVLNVVDEWGRLDEDKYQHYSAPYMSAAKLVEYIGMFAYTAGVLTHTLLYNTHELKLGFVGMWRDFKRSWAKLLRREVPADDDVENEKMGDDIHYKLMRTNYPEVPEWWFLIITLVSMALSFICLGVYTNVSPAVVLVAPIITLIFLIPVGVVTAVSGIEPSLNTISELIGGAFAGGDTMTVQFFRMFGSEPVWHALIYAKDLKLSHYVKINPRHMFYVQIWGALLGTVVTVGQWQWLLDMPGICTKDAPFRLICPDGQSNYASFVFSGTIGSPRLFGPGGRFSWLLIGFPIGVFFPIVMYFIKKRFPRSKVLQGTHPLLLLLALSWIVGVSLGTYVPIIAIAYFSWNYLKPRYLEFWTRYNYVTLAALSTAISFNALITFFALVFPGVEFPNWWGTDGGTPGCIGDWTNEACAPFKIGERGYFGPELGHITH, encoded by the exons ATGGCCGACATAGGCAAGACCGACAAGGGGGTCGAGGAATgggtg gaAACTGCCCaccccgtccccgccgacgacgacctcaaTGAGAAGGAGCACTCCGACCTCGCGGCGaacctcctcgcctcgggGCACATCCAGatcacggcggccgagctgcgagACCTCGCGGACCAGCTCCCAGAGATGCCTATCGACCGCACTGCcaag ATCCTCGACGAGACGTTCAAGATCCACGAGCACGACCCGCGGTACGACCCCGAGACCCTCTTCCGTATCCGCCAGTTCCTTGACGAGCCAGACGTCCAGGCCCACCCCGAGCGCCATGCCGATCTCGTCTACGAGATGCGCATCTTTGCGCTGCTGACCAGCACGAGCTCGGTGTACCCCGaggtccgcgccgtcgcttCCAACACCGACGACCCGTCCATGCCGTCGCTCACGCTCCGCGTGTGGGTTATCGGATCGATCCTCTCCGCCATTGGCTGtgtcgtcaacgccgtctTCAGCAACCGCTACCCGTCCATCAGCATTGGCCAGAACGTCATCCAGCTGGTGTCGT ACCCGATCGGTGTCCTCTGGGCCAAGCTGCTCCCCGACTGGAAGATCCTCGGTGTGAGGCTCAACCCGGGACCGTTCAACAAGAAGGAGCACATGCTTATTGTGATTATGAGCGGGCTTGGCATCTCGGCACCGCCTACGCAGCACCTCATCTTCGTGCAGGCCATGCCCCAGTGGTTCAACATGCAGTACGCGCGCAACCCGGGCTACCAGTTCTTGGGTGCGCTCGGCACCAACATGATCGGCTTTGGGTTCGCCGGCCTGACTCGTCGCTTCCTCGTCTACCCTTCGTACTGTGTTTGGCCGTTTGCGCTCTCGACCATCGCCCTCAACAATGCGCTGCATGAGCAGGGCCGCGTGTCGACTCCGGTTCGTGGCCCTGGCAAGTCGATCTGGCGTGCCAGCATGTACAAGTGCTTCTGGGTTGTCTTTGGCATCTACTTTGT GTACTACTTCTTCCCGTCGTACATCTTCCCCAACCTCCAGATCTTTGACTGGATCGCGTGGATCAAGCCATCCAACGGAAACCTTGTCGCCATGACCAGCTCCAACTTTGGCGTCGGATGGGGCCTCAACCCGTGGCCTACATTCGAGTACGGCTTCTTGGGTGGAACCGCCGGCTACACGCCCATGTTTGTGCCCTACAACTTTATTGTCGGACTGTTGGCTGCCATGATCCT CGGAACAATCTTCTGGTACCGTAACGCCTGGAACAGCGGCTATCTCCAGATCAACTCGCCCACGACGTGGGAcaacaaggccgaggagtATGTGGTGTTGAACGTTGTCGACGAGTGGGGCCgtctcgacgaggacaagtaCCAGC ACTACTCTGCCCCTTACATGTCTGCCGCAAAGCTCGTCGAGTACATTGGCATGTTTGCATACACTGCTGGAG TCCTCACCCACACCCTCCTTTACAACACGCACGAACTCAAGCTCGGCTTTGTTGGCATGTGGCGCGACTTTAAGCGCTCGTGGGCCAAGCTACTCCGCCGCGAGGTgcctgccgacgacgatgtggAGAACGAGAAGATGGGCGACGACATCCACTACAAGCTCATGCGCACAAACTACCCCGAGGTGCCCGAGTGGTGGTTCCTCATCATCACCCTCGTGTCCATGGCCCTCAGCTTTATTTGTCTTGGCGTCTACACCAAcgtctcgcccgccgtcgtcctcgtcgcgccaaTTATCACACTCATCTTCCTCAtccccgtcggcgtcgtcaccGCGGTGTCGGGCATCGAACCGTCCCTCAACACGATCTCCGAGCTCATCGGCGGCGCCTTCGCGGGCGGCGATACTATGACAGTCCAGTTCTTCAGGATGTTCGGCTCCGAGCCTGTTTGGCATGCCCTTATCTA TGCCAAGGACCTCAAACTGTCTCACTATGTCAAGATCAACCCCCGCCACATGTTCTATGTCCAGATCTGGGGCGCTTTGCTCGGCACCGTCGTCACAGTCGGCCAGTGGCAGTGGCTCCTCGACATGCCCGGCATCTGCACCAAGGACGCGCCCTTCAGGCTCATCTGCCCTGACGGCCAATCCAACTATGCCAGCTTTGTCTTCTCGGGTACCATTGGCTCTCCCCGCCTCTTTGGCCCCGGTGGTCGCTTCTCATGGCTGCTGATCGGCTTCCCCATCGGCGTCTTCTTCCCCATCG TGATGTACTTCATCAAGAAGCGCTTCCCTCGCTCCAAGGTGCTCCAGGGCACCCACCCGCTACTCCTACTCCTCGCACTGTCGTGGATCGTCGGTGTCTCCCTCGGCACTTACGTCCCcatcatcgccatcgcctACTTCTCGTGGAACTACCTCAAGCCGCGCTACCTCGAGTTCTGGACTCG TTACAACTACGTTACTCTCGCAGCTTTGAGCACCGCGATTTCATTCAACGCCCTGATCACATTCTTCGCGCTCGTGTTCCCCGGCGTGGAGTTCCCCAACTGGTGGGGCACGGACGGCGGCACGCCCGGCTGCATCGGCGACTGGACCAACGAGGCTTGTGCGCCGTTCAAGATTGGAGAACGTGGATACTTTGGCCCCGAGCTGGGCCATATCACCCATTGA
- the yteT_1 gene encoding Putative oxidoreductase YteT has protein sequence MPAPTSTSKPVSLIILGGGQRGVVYADYTIAHPDLAEVVAVADPRPLRRKLFARRHHLADDKVFNDWEDVAKLPRFADAVVISTLDKLHAPMVSVFSKLGYHILCEKPMATSISDCINMVREIESGRTDAGSPLVFGVGHVLRYSPYNQAIKEVINSGALGDIVNIQHIEPVGNEHFVHSFVRGNWKSENETTFALMAKCCHDLDIVNFYLSGRKPVQVSSFGSLSLFKPSRKPKAAGDAKRCLDCPAEEDCVWSAKKVYLEKHQGSTKQHTNVSTPGHHAADIQWAEHIVNAEEINEATVTEALRNGQYGVCAFEAGNDVVDHQVVNVEYEDGVTASVTMSAFTEAECSRATVIQGTLGELIGDMDTFTVFDFLTRTKKHHKPDAGIGLHGGGDAGLAEAFVSAVHTDDQSKLGITPDDVLNSHLVVFAAETARREKRVVDFGSFKEAAMQAS, from the exons ATGCCAGCCCCGACTTCTACGTCCAAGCCCGTGTCcctcatcatcctcggcggcggccagcgagGTGTCGTCTATGCCGACTACACTATTGCCCATCCAGACCTCGCAGAGGTGGTGGCCGTCGCAGACCCTCGCCCACTGCGCCGCAAGCTGTTCGCCCGGCGGCACCA CCTCGCCGATGACAAGGTCTTCAACGACTGGGAGGACGTGGCCAAGCTGCCCCGCTTCGCCGACGCTGTCGTCATCTCcacgctcgacaagctgcaCGCGCCCATGGTCAGCGTCTTCTCAAAGCTCGGGTACCACATCCTGTGCGAGAAGCCCATGGCCACGAGCATCTCGGATTGCATCAACATGGTGCGCGAGATCGAGTCCGGGCGTaccgacgccggcagccCGCTCGTCTTTGGCGTAGGCCATGTGCTGCGATACAGCCCGTACAACCAGGCCATCAAGGAGGTCATCAACTCGGGCGCActcggcgacattgtcaacaTTCAGCACATTGAGCCCGTTGGCAACGAGCACTTTGTGCACAGCTTTGTCCGCGGCAACTGGAAGAGCGAGAACGAGACGACGTTCGCCCTCATGGCCAAGTGCTGCCA cgacctcgacattgtcaacTTTTACCTGTCAGGACGCAAGCCCGTCCAGGTCAGCTCATTCGGAAGCCTGTCGCTGTTCAAGCCGTCTCGCAAGCCAAAGGCAGCAGGGGACGCCAAGCGATGCCTCGACTGcccggccgaggaggactgCGTGTGGAGCGCCAAGAAGGTCTACCTAGAGAAGCACCAGGGCAGCACCAAGCAGCACACCAACGTGAGTACGCCGGGACACCACGCCGCTGACATCCAGTGGGCCGAGCACATTGTCAATGCGGAAGAAATCAACGAGGCGACCGTCACCGAGGCCCTGAGGAACGGCCAGTACGGCGTCTGCGCATTCGAAGCCGGCAACGACGTCGTAGACCACCAGGTGGTCAACGTCGAGTACGAGGACGGTGTGACCGCGAGCGTCACGATGAGCGCGTTCACCGAGGCGGAATGCAGCCGCGCGACCGTCATCCAGGGGACGTTGGGCGAGCTCATTGGCGACATGGACACGTTT ACCGTGTTCGACTTCCTCACACGGACAAAGAAGCACCACAAGCCAGACGCCGGTATTGGACTCCACGGCGGTGGTGATGCCGGACTGGCCGAGGCGTTCGTATCCGCCGTGCACACCGACGACCAGAGCAAGCTGGGTATCACGCCCGACGATGTACTCAACAGCCATCTGGTGGTGTTTGCTGCCGAGACGGCCAGGCGGGAGAAGAGGGTGGTCGACTTTGGGTCATTCAAGGAGGCCGCGATGCAGGCGTCGTAG